The genomic DNA CCCTGGTCAACCGATTTATATATTCCGCTGCCGGCACCTGAAGACGCGGCATAAACTGTTCCTCCCAGGTCGGTTAAAGCCGAGATACTGTCGCCGGCAGGGTTCCTCACGGCTGTCTGCCAGTTAATGCCGCCATCGGCGGAATTATATACATTGCCCGATGCTGTGCCACCGGTAAGGCTGTAACTGCCGGATAAGCCTCTGACTGACATGCAGGTGAAATCCTCATTCAAGTTTGAAGCTATTGGAAAAACCACCGGAAGCTGTGGTCCTGCCTGGTAGAAACCCAGCCACACGCCGCCTTTATCAGCATCTCCACTGTCAATGCCGACATAAAATTGGGCATTGTTCAGAAGTGCGAAGTCTTCAGGCAAAACCAGGTTGCCGGCAATAGCCGTTACGCTGGCGGTGTCATCGTGTTTTAATTCGGTTTGACCCCAGATGCCGGCGTTGAAAACCATGATAAAAGTATCGTTGCCATCGGTGGCCAGCGCCAACAGCGTGCGATCAGTCTCAAAGGTCGGAGAAAAACTGACGTCCAGGGCATCATAGCTGCCAATACCGGTATCTATCCAGCTGCCGGAGAAGGCGGTTTCATCGTATAAATAGACGCCGCCCGACATTCCCGGAGCCGTATCGGTTACGGAAACCGCGATAAGGTTGCCTTGTGCCCGGCGGTAGATAGACATACCGGTAACCTGCTTGTCGGGACCTCCCGGTTGGGAGGCTATTTGTTGGAAAGTCCCGCCGTCGTCTATGGAACGGAATACGGCTGTTTCAGTGGCATAATAGATATGACCTTCGGCAGTTATGTTCAGGGCGACCGGAATATTGATTGAAGCGTACACTCTGGTGAATTTATCATCTGAGGTATTGGTTCGGAATAGCCCTCCACCGTCCCCGGTGACCCAGGCATAAAGCCGTCCGTACTGGTCGGTAGTCAGGTGAGTCACATCGGTCCCCGGCGCCAGTGCCCAACCGCCGGCAGCTTCCGTTCGGGGGAGGGGTATTTCCGACCAGCGGGCGTCAGCAGCGGCAGAGGGATGAGGATTGGGAATCAGCAGGAAGGTCAGGGACAGGAGCAGAGAAGCGGCCAGACGGGTGAAAGAAGTAGTTTTCATGGAGCGCATTTTACGAGGCAAATGACGGGGCGTCAAGAAACTGCCGGCGTGATTCAATCCGGCTGGTGAAAGCAGTCAGTAAGTAAAGCTATTCCGGTAACTCTGCTCCGCTGCCGCGAGAACCTGAATCATCCATTTTTTCCACTTCAATGGTACATTCAGTCACCAGCGCGGCAAAAGCACCGATTGCGGCCAGTACCGGGGCTGCCAGAATACCGACCGCCGCTACCGGAGCGCCTACCGATAGCGGGATGTCTATAATGGTACGCCCGTCATGGATTAGTCTCACCCGCCGGATGTTGCCCTCCCGAATCAGTTCCTTGATTCTGGATAAGACTTTGTCACCGGATACGGTAAATTTCTCAGTTGCCATTTCAGCCTCCTGGCAGATTTCTTATCTTCTACTATAGCACTCGTCAGGGCGTGTTGGAAGCGCTAAAAAAAGGCCTCCGCCGAATCAGCGGAGGCCTTTCTGAGGGTCAATTGAAGGATTAGTGATATTTCTGAGCGACATCGGAGCGGAGGCCGCCGATGGGCTGAGCGGTAGTCCAAAACTCGTTGGGGTCGCGCAGGCCGTAGCCCATGAGTTCGTCCATCTGGCGGAAGAAGCCGTTGAAGACGGAGGTGGTGGAAGAAACAGCCTTGACGGTCTCGTGGACGATGGCGTCGGTGTATTTGGTGAAGGTGCAGACACCGAGGCAGCGGCCGGCAACGCAGGAGTCGGCATCCATCTTCCAGGCGCGGCACTTGCGGGAATCTTCAAACCAGGCCTCGTGGCCGGGGTTGTTCCAGGGGCCGACGGTGTCCCAGGTGGGATTGGTTTCGTGGGACAGGGCACCCTCGCCGCAGTGGTCGGCGCAGAGTTTGCAGGTGTAGCAGAAGCGGCGCATGCCGGCGTCAATGGGCTTGTCGTTGGGCAGGGGCATGTTGGTGTAGTAGCGGAAGATGCCGACAGTGGGACCGTATTCGGGGGTAATCATCCGGTTCATGCGGCCCATCTCGCCGAGGCCGGAAACACCGCCGAAGCCGCAGGCATTGCCGGTATCGTTGTGACCTTTGGCGAGACACCAGTAGCCGAGGGTGCGGACGAAGCCCTGAGTGCGCTCCTGGATATTGGCGGCGCGGCCGTAGCGGATCTGGGCCATCAGCCAGGTGGGATTGTATTTGAAGAGGTCCTGGGATTCCATGTTGGATTGGGTGATGACGTTCATGCAGTCATTGGGGTGGACCTGCTTGTCAGTGGTTTCATAGGGGGCGTCAACATCTTCCCAGACGAGTTGCTGGCGGTTGTTGGGGCCCCAGGAATAGGTAAGTTTGAAGGTAGTAGCCGGGTCCATCTGGGTGAAGCCGACGCTCATGGAACCGAAGAAGCGCATGGCGGTACGCAGGAGGGCGGCGTTTTCTTCGGGGGTGCCGTTCCAGCGGGGAATGCCCAGCGATTCGGGGGTAGAGGTATTGGGACCGATGAATGTATTGGAAACGGAACCGCGGTTAACGTTATCAGTAAAAGCTTTATCAGCTAATGTATAACCGGCCTTGCTCTGAGAATTGTAGTTATATTCAACCTCCTTTTTTTTGTCCTGACGGGCCTTCTGATCATCCACCGAGATGTAAGTAGGCATATAGGTACCGGCGCTGCCGCGCATGGTGTCGCCTTCACGGAAGCGTTTGTACTGGGTCCAGTCGACTTCGTTGGTAGTCTTGTCAACGGTTTTGACCCACCAGGGGCGGTTGAAAGAGCCGGCCTGAATCATTTCATCAAGGTCATTGAATTTGGGGGCGACAAGGGAAGTGACGCCAAGGCCGGCCCCGGCGAAGCCGAGGGCTTTCATGAAATCCCGACGGGAAACGGTACTGTGAAAATTGGACATTAGAATCTCCTTAATATTTCTCTTACGGTCTTGCCCGCCGTCATCCGGTCTCTCCCGGAAGTCAGTCTGGCAGTGTGTCCTCCTTAAATAAAATCCAACCCACTTAATATAAGTTAAGGATGCTTACCTTACAGTATTTATTATCAGTTAAAAAGGAGAATCGGTCAATACGCCAAATGGCGTAATTATAATTAGAATATCTTAATAAAAATTGGGGAATTGTAATTTCAAAAATACAAAAGGGAAGGGAGGGGCAACTTAGCCCCTCCCTTAAGAGATTTACTGTTAAAAGAACTAGTAGTTTTCCAGGCCGACCGAGCCTTCCACGCCGAAGATTGGAACCGGCTGCTCCCAGAAGGTGGCCGGGTCTTTGAGACCGTCGCCGTAGAAGATATCGTCCATGCTGCGGAAGAAGCCGTTGAAGAGCGGAGTAGTAGAAGCAATGCCTTTCACAAAACTGTGAACCGAAGCCTTCTCGTACTTGGTGAAGGTGCAGACCGAGAGACAGCGGCCGGCATTGCAGGTGCCGGGCAGCATCTTCCAGGCACGGCATTTGCGGGAATCTTCAAACCATTCTTTGTGGCCGGGATTGTTCCACGGGCCGGAAACATCCCAGGTCGGCTCCTTCTCAAAGGAGATGGCACCTTCGCCGCAACCGTCAGCGCATTTCATGCAGGTCTGGCAGAAGCGCATGAAACCGGCGTCAATGGGTTTTTCATCGGGCAGGGGCAGGTCGGTGACATAACGGAAGACACCGACCGTGGGACCCCATTCGGTGGAGATCATGCGGTTCATGCGACCCATTTCACCCATACCGGCCATAACGCCGAAAGCCGGGGCGATGCCGGTACCGTTACCGCCCTCAGACAGAGCGTAATAACCCAGAGAAGTCATGAAGCCCTGGAATAGCGACTGAATCCACTGACCGCGGGGATAGCGGATTTGCACCTGGAGGGGAGTGGGGTTGCGTTTCCAGAGTTCCTGACTTTCCTGATTGACAACGGTGATGACCCATTTGCACTTGCGGGGGTAGATTTGTTCGGTGGAGGTTTCTGATGCCGTATCCACGTCGGCAAAGGTGTATTTTACCTTGTTGTTAGGCCCGTACTCGTACATCAGCTTCATGGTGGTGTCTTCATGGAGCTCGGTAAAACCAACGGCCATCATGCCGTGGAAACGGAGGAAGGTGCGGAC from Dehalogenimonas sp. W includes the following:
- a CDS encoding reductive dehalogenase, which codes for MTNFHSTVSRRDFMKGLGFATAGVGGAALAAPGFKDLDDVISRGSISRPWWARTVDNPTSEVDWTQMKKFSEGNTMRGKGTEYQLTYIDADEQKRRAADKSETETAWKAEKKPGYTTRDYAFAGNATKGLSANTFLGPAANSPEKTGVPKWEGTKEENAAMVRTFLRFHGMMAVGFTELHEDTTMKLMYEYGPNNKVKYTFADVDTASETSTEQIYPRKCKWVITVVNQESQELWKRNPTPLQVQIRYPRGQWIQSLFQGFMTSLGYYALSEGGNGTGIAPAFGVMAGMGEMGRMNRMISTEWGPTVGVFRYVTDLPLPDEKPIDAGFMRFCQTCMKCADGCGEGAISFEKEPTWDVSGPWNNPGHKEWFEDSRKCRAWKMLPGTCNAGRCLSVCTFTKYEKASVHSFVKGIASTTPLFNGFFRSMDDIFYGDGLKDPATFWEQPVPIFGVEGSVGLENY
- a CDS encoding reductive dehalogenase, whose translation is MSNFHSTVSRRDFMKALGFAGAGLGVTSLVAPKFNDLDEMIQAGSFNRPWWVKTVDKTTNEVDWTQYKRFREGDTMRGSAGTYMPTYISVDDQKARQDKKKEVEYNYNSQSKAGYTLADKAFTDNVNRGSVSNTFIGPNTSTPESLGIPRWNGTPEENAALLRTAMRFFGSMSVGFTQMDPATTFKLTYSWGPNNRQQLVWEDVDAPYETTDKQVHPNDCMNVITQSNMESQDLFKYNPTWLMAQIRYGRAANIQERTQGFVRTLGYWCLAKGHNDTGNACGFGGVSGLGEMGRMNRMITPEYGPTVGIFRYYTNMPLPNDKPIDAGMRRFCYTCKLCADHCGEGALSHETNPTWDTVGPWNNPGHEAWFEDSRKCRAWKMDADSCVAGRCLGVCTFTKYTDAIVHETVKAVSSTTSVFNGFFRQMDELMGYGLRDPNEFWTTAQPIGGLRSDVAQKYH
- a CDS encoding DUF4342 domain-containing protein, which produces MATEKFTVSGDKVLSRIKELIREGNIRRVRLIHDGRTIIDIPLSVGAPVAAVGILAAPVLAAIGAFAALVTECTIEVEKMDDSGSRGSGAELPE